The following proteins come from a genomic window of Pyxidicoccus sp. MSG2:
- a CDS encoding SHOCT-like domain-containing protein, whose translation MFESEPSPQSSEATSDTPPGASPRPGERHLIPWGQRAELELHASAAALTLTPLPEGEKPYLVAHGAVDVQVRERGSITRVELNIREGGFWAFLWRSMPQVELFLPANAKARLKLDAGMVRVAGLKDCELDVTTDAGTADVRDVHGKLTLRTSAGSIFGQRVGGTFDVQAAAGSVKLEVDALTPGEHRIVSQMGAVDVRLVPGLDVSIEARTSLGSVRNGYPSRPGAPTLLRLETDLGSVRVRESHKAGREADGEDRHDWEHDARRWQRQTERWQRRAERHAERWARSWDGHGRPPEPRPPGWGGPPSWAAHGRPPEPRPTTAGIPDEELRRVLQLVSEGKVSVEDAEKLLRAMQR comes from the coding sequence ATGTTCGAGTCGGAGCCCTCCCCGCAGTCCTCCGAAGCCACGTCGGATACACCGCCCGGTGCCTCGCCGCGTCCGGGGGAGCGTCATCTGATTCCGTGGGGCCAGCGGGCCGAGCTCGAGCTGCACGCGAGCGCGGCGGCCCTCACGCTGACGCCCCTTCCCGAAGGCGAGAAGCCCTACCTCGTGGCGCACGGGGCGGTGGACGTCCAGGTGCGCGAGCGCGGCAGCATCACGCGGGTGGAGCTGAACATCCGCGAGGGCGGCTTCTGGGCCTTCCTGTGGCGGAGCATGCCGCAGGTGGAGCTGTTCCTCCCCGCCAACGCGAAGGCCCGGCTGAAGCTGGATGCGGGCATGGTGCGCGTGGCGGGGCTGAAGGACTGCGAGCTGGACGTGACGACGGATGCGGGCACGGCGGACGTGCGCGACGTGCACGGCAAGCTGACGCTGCGCACCAGCGCCGGCAGCATCTTCGGCCAGCGGGTGGGCGGCACGTTCGACGTCCAGGCGGCGGCCGGCTCGGTGAAACTGGAGGTGGACGCGCTCACGCCGGGCGAGCACCGCATCGTGTCGCAGATGGGCGCGGTGGACGTGCGGCTGGTGCCGGGGCTGGACGTGTCGATTGAAGCGCGCACGTCGCTGGGCTCGGTGCGCAACGGCTACCCGTCGCGTCCGGGCGCGCCCACGCTGCTGCGGCTGGAGACGGACCTGGGCTCGGTGCGCGTGCGCGAGTCCCACAAGGCGGGGCGCGAGGCGGACGGCGAGGACCGGCACGACTGGGAGCACGATGCCCGGCGCTGGCAGCGGCAGACGGAGCGGTGGCAGCGTCGCGCGGAGCGTCACGCCGAGCGCTGGGCGCGGAGCTGGGACGGGCACGGCCGTCCTCCGGAGCCCCGTCCGCCGGGCTGGGGCGGCCCGCCATCATGGGCCGCGCACGGCCGTCCTCCGGAGCCCCGTCCGACGACGGCGGGCATCCCCGACGAGGAGCTGCGCCGGGTGTTGCAGTTGGTGAGCGAGGGGAAGGTGAGCGTGGAGGACGCGGAGAAGCTCCTGCGCGCCATGCAGCGCTGA
- a CDS encoding J domain-containing protein — translation MQSVLFFSDRQVREALFARVDGTRGLLLVTGVRHGPAMRTPEAREPFATLERLHGDVLSQVLVADEGTTEGMWRDPLGDLGDRLYPASRDDAYAASTGYLLLEDGRPRAVVRKHGTPVEDLWFLQEALSRLTPRVPAPDPEKRPGHKRPEPPPRSPRRPASSGAREEEFAWDGDARRPGARSPGARDTDARDADARSTGTRSTGTRDTGARAWDDEATPPRGTRVPPPRPPAAVKDAWTVLGIPRDTSLDDARKAFRALITQYHPDKVSHLAPEFHELAERRTREILDAWDTVERALSGRGSDEGEGGS, via the coding sequence GTGCAGTCCGTCCTCTTCTTCTCCGACAGGCAGGTGCGTGAGGCGCTCTTCGCCCGCGTGGACGGGACGCGCGGGCTGCTGCTCGTGACGGGGGTGCGGCACGGGCCGGCCATGCGGACCCCGGAGGCGCGCGAGCCCTTCGCCACGCTGGAGCGCCTCCACGGTGACGTGCTCTCCCAGGTGCTCGTGGCCGACGAGGGCACCACGGAGGGCATGTGGAGGGACCCGCTGGGCGACCTGGGCGACCGGCTCTACCCGGCCAGCCGTGATGACGCCTACGCCGCATCCACGGGCTACCTCCTCCTGGAGGACGGCCGCCCGCGCGCGGTGGTGCGCAAGCACGGCACGCCGGTCGAGGACCTCTGGTTCCTCCAGGAAGCACTCAGCCGCCTCACCCCGCGCGTGCCCGCGCCGGACCCGGAGAAGCGCCCCGGCCACAAGAGGCCGGAGCCTCCACCCCGCTCGCCCCGGCGTCCCGCGAGCTCGGGCGCGCGCGAGGAGGAGTTCGCCTGGGACGGTGATGCAAGACGTCCCGGCGCGCGGAGCCCCGGTGCAAGAGACACGGACGCACGTGACGCCGACGCGCGGAGCACCGGCACGCGGAGTACCGGCACACGAGACACGGGCGCACGGGCCTGGGACGACGAAGCCACGCCGCCCCGAGGCACACGGGTGCCTCCACCGCGACCGCCCGCCGCGGTGAAGGACGCCTGGACGGTGTTGGGCATCCCCCGGGACACTTCGCTGGACGACGCGCGCAAGGCCTTCCGCGCGCTCATCACGCAGTACCACCCGGACAAGGTCTCCCACCTCGCGCCCGAGTTCCACGAGCTGGCCGAGCGCCGCACCCGCGAAATCCTGGACGCGTGGGACACGGTGGAGCGCGCCCTCTCGGGCAGGGGCTCGGACGAGGGCGAAGGCGGGAGCTGA
- a CDS encoding endonuclease/exonuclease/phosphatase family protein: MNDSALRIATYNVRYFGHMLRGLASTVGPKRRVAAALSSLDPLPDVVCLQEVETSSLRSTIAHRPKQPGETQLAAFMDRMVETFGAQARDMPYEAFYFRAHNYKLGEVSLYTTGLAMLVNTRTLQVDTHNVAAPQHITHHHVQRLKDRKQSRICAHMRLVRRSDGRGFHIFNTHLSLPTPFAKEFWATKDKMGGGPNQLHEARKLAEFMRVHSGNEPYIVCGDFNSPPASPVFRYLTGEACLTCAQAAVGQIDPNTSRGFPTAGFMHMRMHLDHMFSGGGVRWLDTQETCPFGDAQSRFHGLSDHMPIIARFELDAAPGAAVSSAG; this comes from the coding sequence ATGAACGACTCCGCATTGCGAATCGCCACGTACAACGTCCGCTACTTCGGCCACATGCTGCGCGGCCTGGCGAGCACGGTGGGCCCCAAGCGCCGGGTCGCCGCCGCACTGTCCTCGCTGGACCCGCTGCCGGACGTCGTCTGCCTGCAGGAGGTGGAGACCTCCTCGCTGCGCAGCACCATCGCCCACCGACCCAAGCAGCCAGGGGAGACGCAGCTGGCGGCCTTCATGGACCGCATGGTGGAGACGTTCGGCGCCCAGGCGCGGGACATGCCCTACGAGGCGTTCTACTTCCGCGCCCACAACTACAAGCTGGGCGAGGTGTCGCTCTACACCACGGGGCTCGCGATGCTCGTGAATACGCGCACCCTCCAGGTGGACACGCACAACGTGGCCGCGCCCCAGCACATCACCCACCACCACGTGCAGCGACTGAAGGACCGCAAGCAGAGCCGCATCTGCGCGCACATGCGCCTGGTGCGGCGCTCGGACGGGCGCGGCTTCCACATCTTCAACACCCACCTGAGCCTGCCCACGCCATTCGCCAAGGAGTTCTGGGCGACGAAGGACAAGATGGGCGGCGGCCCCAACCAACTGCACGAGGCGCGCAAGCTGGCGGAGTTCATGCGCGTGCACTCGGGCAACGAGCCGTACATCGTCTGCGGGGACTTCAACTCGCCGCCGGCGTCACCGGTGTTCCGCTACCTCACGGGCGAGGCGTGCCTCACCTGCGCCCAGGCCGCCGTGGGACAGATTGACCCGAACACGTCGCGCGGCTTCCCCACCGCGGGCTTCATGCACATGCGCATGCACCTGGACCACATGTTCTCCGGGGGCGGCGTGCGATGGCTGGACACGCAGGAGACCTGCCCGTTCGGAGACGCGCAGAGCCGCTTCCACGGACTGTCCGACCACATGCCCATCATCGCCCGCTTCGAGCTGGACGCCGCGCCCGGCGCGGCCGTGTCGTCCGCGGGCTGA
- a CDS encoding DUF421 domain-containing protein: MAPFDWQGMWTPDLNTFEVVFRASAVYLFAQLVLRLAGRKELGRSSTFDIVLLLIISVCLRRSIVAEDDSLTSAFVAFGTLGAWDRFFSWLSMRSEKAAKVLTGKPVELVREGRVNEANLRRSLMSHDELLSRLREHGTESLREVRLAYLEPDGKVTFLMRKEGEGSTLQ, translated from the coding sequence ATGGCGCCCTTCGACTGGCAGGGCATGTGGACGCCCGACCTCAACACCTTCGAGGTGGTCTTCCGCGCCTCCGCCGTCTACCTCTTCGCGCAGCTCGTGCTCCGGCTGGCGGGACGCAAGGAACTGGGTCGCTCCTCCACCTTCGACATCGTCCTGCTGCTCATCATCTCGGTGTGCCTGCGCAGGAGCATCGTGGCCGAGGACGACAGCCTGACCTCGGCCTTCGTGGCCTTCGGCACGCTGGGCGCCTGGGACCGCTTCTTCTCGTGGCTCTCGATGCGCAGCGAGAAGGCGGCGAAGGTGCTGACGGGCAAGCCGGTGGAGCTGGTGCGTGAGGGCCGCGTCAACGAGGCCAACCTGCGTAGGAGCCTGATGTCCCACGACGAGCTGCTCAGCCGCCTGCGCGAGCACGGCACCGAGTCCCTTCGCGAGGTCCGGCTGGCGTACCTCGAGCCGGACGGGAAGGTGACCTTCCTGATGAGGAAGGAAGGCGAGGGCTCCACGCTCCAGTGA
- a CDS encoding DUF2089 domain-containing protein, whose translation MAPRTSIHPLPTRCPVCGEGTHVERVRCGACDTAVEGRFTTGWVQALSPEQLAFVRVFLSCRGKIKDVEQVLGLSYPTVVSRLDAVVAALGEDVPPAAPPPPSHPPRGGQRRAQILDDLAAGLIDADEAARRLKKAQE comes from the coding sequence ATGGCGCCTCGGACCTCGATTCATCCCCTTCCCACCCGGTGTCCCGTCTGTGGCGAGGGCACGCATGTGGAGCGTGTGCGCTGTGGGGCGTGTGACACGGCGGTGGAGGGGCGGTTCACCACGGGCTGGGTGCAGGCGCTGTCGCCCGAGCAGCTCGCCTTCGTGCGCGTGTTCCTGAGCTGCCGCGGGAAGATCAAGGACGTGGAGCAGGTGCTGGGGCTCTCCTATCCCACCGTGGTGTCGCGGCTGGACGCCGTGGTCGCCGCGCTGGGCGAGGACGTCCCGCCCGCCGCGCCCCCACCCCCTTCGCATCCACCGCGCGGCGGTCAGCGCCGCGCCCAGATTCTCGATGACCTCGCGGCCGGGCTCATCGATGCAGACGAGGCCGCACGGCGCCTGAAGAAGGCCCAGGAGTGA